One segment of Ziziphus jujuba cultivar Dongzao chromosome 12, ASM3175591v1 DNA contains the following:
- the LOC107428217 gene encoding LOW QUALITY PROTEIN: uncharacterized protein LOC107428217 (The sequence of the model RefSeq protein was modified relative to this genomic sequence to represent the inferred CDS: substituted 1 base at 1 genomic stop codon) has product MSLLFCSSPSTFFTPTCSFKPKNPSFYSSSSSSKPPLSITAAIPAARDRVIDFGKYKGKMLGTLPSSYLKWVSKNLRARDFEEWAKLADHVLQDPVYQDRIEWELAQNVLNGNSSSSSSSSGNLSAVAELLEISERFGWDNNDKVGWSRVNFELLGTSEGGRIPRLCKDGGKKEMGKXMGRKVEVFPEGGEKRREIRERLRVRREVGKEGKLGIVEKDRGLFRNSGIGEEKEEVRSKRNNEDDKDGMVANWKSPFPGREALLKKVANRMEWNLQSHQALTHFRIGGHFIASFPEEDLLPITLSFLETDKLLIKSELI; this is encoded by the exons ATGTCTCTACTCTTCTGTTCCTCTCCGTCTACTTTCTTCACTCCCACATGCTCCTTTAAACCCAAAAACccttctttttattcttcttcttcttcctccaaaCCACCCCTCTCTATAACGGCAGCAATCCCAGCAGCTAGAGATAGAGTCATAGACTTTGGGAAATACAAAGGAAAAATGCTAGGTACGCTTCCTTCAAGCTACCTCAAATGGGTCTCCAAGAATCTCAGAGCCCGTGACTTCGAAGAGTGGGCGAAGCTAGCTGACCATGTCCTCCAAGACCCTGTTTACCAAGATCGCATAGAGTGGGAATTGGCACAAAATGTTTTGAATGGtaattcatcatcttcttcttcttcttcaggaAACTTGAGCGCTGTTGCTGAGTTGTTGGAAATCAGTGAGAGGTTTGGTTGGGATAATAATGACAAGGTTGGATGGAGCAGAGTCAATTTTGAGCTTTTGGGTACCTCTGAAGGGGGTAGAATTCCAAGACTTTGTAAAGATGGAGGCAAAAAAGAGATGGGAAAGTAAATGGGTAGGAAAGTTGAGGTTTTTCCTGAAGGTGGCGAGAAGAGAAGAGAGATAAGGGAGAGACTAAGGGTAAGGAGAGAGGTGGGGAAGGAGGGGAAGTTGGGAATTGTAGAGAAAGATAGGGGTCTATTTAGAAATTCAGGGATTGGTGAGGAGAAAGAGGAGGTGAGGTCTAAGAGAAACAATGAGGATGATAAAGATGGAATGGTGGCGAATTGGAAGAGCCCATTTCCTGGACGTGAAGCTCTTTTGAAGAAG GTTGCAAACCGAATGGAGTGGAATTTGCAAAGCCACCAAGCTCTAACACACTTTAGAATTGGTGGACATTTTATTGCATCCTTTCCAGAGGAGGATTTGCTACCTATCACTCTTAGCTTTCTTGAGACGGATAAACTTTTAATCAAGAGTGAGTTGATTTAA
- the LOC132800213 gene encoding putative disease resistance RPP13-like protein 1, with product MRQTKKERLHSLTCNDKTNQVEYWFSPSPLGFCFQSLSAVQIHFEENMAASLVGGALLSATLQVVFDRLASPEVVDYLRGKRLNDELINNLKTVLSAVNAVLDDAEEKQITNPNVKQWLDELEDASLDADDLLDEIATDALQSKLEAGSGTSNTSKSIINFFSNSLNIYDRKMKNKLEEILKRLKFLEERIYVLGLIKGVGEKPLPRPPTTSLIEEDEVYGRDGDKEAIIKLLIDDGRSTKVSVIPIVGMGGVGKTTLAQLVYNHDQVKEHFGFKAWICVSEEFDIYKVTKTILCAVTKSHSYDNIDLDSLQNKLKEVLMGQKYLIVLDDVWNENYVNWENMSRPFKHGAQGSKILVTTRNESVAKIMQTVPAYYLVHLKDEDCWQLFAKLAFHNEDFAAHPALEIIGRKIVKKCKGLPLAVKTLGGLLRSTVNVEEWEKILASEIWHLSGNESNILPALRLSYHHLPSHLKRCFAFCAIFPEDHIFRKHDLVLLWMAENFLQQSTRNKRMEDVGDEYFNELVSRSFFQRSNRGEEYFVMHDLIHDLARHVSRNNCLTLADGNSEEVLMVKVRHLAIARFDSISEAACLRTLLPTHRFSFDYSSDEVVNHAILKSRCLRVLSLYGCRKLKRLPESIGEQRHLRHLDLSMTSIERLPESTRCQDI from the exons ATGCGACAAACGAAGAAAGAACGACTTCATTCGTTGACTTGCAATGACAAAACAAATCAAGTGGAATACTGGTTCTCTCCATCGCCATTAGGTTTCTGTTTTCAGTCTCTCTCTGCTGTGCAAATTCATTTTGAAGAGAATATGGCCGCTTCATTGGTGGGTGGAGCTTTACTCTCTGCTACCCTTCAGGTGGTGTTTGATAGGCTGGCTTCTCCGGAGGTGGTGGACTACCTGCGAGGAAAGAGACTCAATGATGAGCTCATCAACAATTTGAAGACGGTATTATCAGCTGTTAACGCGGTGCTCGATGATGCTGAGGAGAAGCAGATCACCAACCCAAATGTCAAGCAGTGGTTGGACGAGCTTGAAGATGCTTCCCTTGATGCAGATGATCTCCTGGATGAGATTGCAACTGATGCTTTGCAATCTAAGTTGGAAGCTGGATCTGGGACGTCCAACACAAGTAAGTCAATAATTAACTTCTTTTCCAATTCACTCAATATATATGATCGAAAAATGAAGAACAAGCTGGAGGAGATTCTTAAAAGGTTGAAATTTCTTGAAGAAAGGATATATGTGCTTGGTCTGATTAAGGGTGTTGGTGAGAAACCGTTGCCAAGACCACCAACGACATCTTTGATTGAAGAAGATGAGGTCTATGGCAGAGATGGTGATAAGGAGGCCATAATCAAGTTGTTGATAGATGATGGCCGTAGCACTAAGGTGAGTGTGATTCCAATAGTAGGTATGGGCGGTGTTGGCAAAACCACCCTTGCTCAATTAGTATACAACCACGACCAGGTTAAGGAGCACTTTGGGTTCAAAGCATGGATTTGTGTTTCTGAGGAGTTTGATATCTATAAAGTAACGAAAACAATCCTATGTGCAGTAACCAAGTCTCATTCTTATGATAACATAGATTTGGATTCGCTTCAAAATAAGTTGAAAGAGGTTTTAATGGGTCAGAAATACTTGATTGTTTTAGATGATGTATGGAATGAGAACTATGTTAATTGGGAGAATATGAGTAGACCTTTTAAACATGGGGCCCAAGGAAGCAAGATTCTTGTTACAACACGCAATGAAAGTGTTGCGAAAATCATGCAAACTGTTCCAGCTTATTATCTTGTGCACCTAAAAGACGAAGATTGCTGGCAACTATTTGCAAAGCTTGCATTTCACAATGAAGATTTTGCTGCACATCCAGCACTGGAAATAATTGGCAGAAAAATTGTCAAGAAGTGCAAGGGCTTGCCTTTAGCTGTAAAAACACTTGGTGGCCTCTTGCGCTCTACTGTAAATGTTGAGGAATGGGAAAAAATCTTAGCGAGTGAGATTTGGCATCTGTCAGGTAATGAGAGCAATATTCTACCTGCTTTGAGGTTGAGCTACCACCATCTTCCTTCACACCTAAAGAGATGTTTTGCTTTCTGTGCAATATTTCCTGAGGACCACATATTTAGAAAGCATGATCTTGTTTTATTGTGGATGGCAGAAAATTTTCTGCAGCAATCAACAAGAAATAAGAGAATGGAAGATGTAGgtgatgaatattttaatgaGTTAGTGTCTAGGTCATTTTTTCAAAGATCAAATAGGGGGGAGGAATATTTTGTCATGCATGATCTTATTCATGATTTAGCTAGACATGTATCCAGGAATAACTGTTTGACATTAGCAGATGGCAACTCGGAGGAAGTTCTGATGGTGAAGGTGCGCCATCTGGCTATTGCAAGATTTGATTCTATTTCTGAAGCAGCTTGTTTGCGTACCCTTTTACCAACACATAGATTTTCATTTGACTACAGTTCCGATGAAGTGGTGAATCATGCAATCTTAAAGTCAAGGTGTTTGAGAGTATTATCCTTGTATGGTTGTCGTAAGTTGAAGCGATTGCCCGAATCAATTGGTGAGCAAAGACATCTTCGCCACCTTGATCTCTCTATGACTTCAATCGAAAGATTGCCTGAATCT ACAAGATGCCAagacatataa
- the LOC132799349 gene encoding putative disease resistance protein At3g14460 yields the protein MDKKYLEALNLAWKDDTNDSKHDREVLENLLPHTNLKRLSIYGYGGTAFPNWLGDHSFCNMLSIRLVDCKYCNSLPRLGQLPSLTTLHIEQLSGVVSVGAEFYGSSERKAFASLKFLSFHKMSNWEKWSSFEVEDGEVFPNLQKLEIRGCHKLMNVDWPRNLPSLTELNIYESEVLLSSLPRTPAIRKLNLGKCEKLQLQELPQTVEWISIGGCHGVESFIDILRESPSRCHLQYLGIHDCSSPITFPTACLPTTLTELKIKNCEELEFPMHHSLKTSSIQKVSIINSCGGSGSLKFVPLDFFPNLKKLLKITSCKYLESLKLPDGQLCQNLTTLIIGGPNFISFPKGGLHAPNLIQLRVQYCKKLKMLPEQMHNFLPSLEALWISNCPEVESFPEGGLPSNLVELLVLNCSKLIAGRMKWNLQKLQALRWFVIKDDDEREGESAGVESFPEEGLLPSTVEHLNIMGIGSLKRLDIKGLQQLTSLTALFIQCCPQLHKLPEEGLPTSLPHLYIEECPLLKERCQKEKGQDWAKISHIPIIHIDRERI from the coding sequence ATGGACAAGAAGTATCTTGAAGCTTTGAATTTGGCATGGAAAGATGATACTAATGATTCAAAGCATGACAGAGAAGTACTTGAAAATCTTTTGCCTCATACAAACTTGAAAAGGCTTTCCATTTATGGATATGGGGGTACAGCATTCCCAAATTGGTTGGGGGATCATTCTTTCTGCAACATGCTAAGTATAAGACTTGTTGATTGTAAATATTGCAACAGTTTGCCACGACTTGGACAGCTCCCCTCTCTCACAACTCTTCATATTGAACAACTCAGTGGAGTGGTGAGTGTGGGTGCTGAGTTCTATGGTTCTTCAGAGAGAAAGGCATTTGCATCATTGAAATTCTTAAGCTTCCATAAAATGTCAAACTGGGAAAAATGGTCTTCATTTGAAGTTGAAGATGGTGAAGTTTTTCCCAACCTCCAAAAACTAGAAATAAGAGGATGCCATAAGTTGATGAATGTTGATTGGCCTCGCAACCTTCCATCTTTAACAGAGCTTAACATTTATGAAAGTGAGGTTCTCCTTTCGTCACTGCCAAGGACTCCAGCAATCCGTAAGTTGAATTTAGGCAAGTGTGAAAAGCTACAGCTACAAGAACTGCCACAAACAGTGGAATGGATTTCAATTGGTGGATGTCATGGTGTAGAATCATTTATCGATATATTAAGGGAAAGCCCAAGTAGGTGTCATCTTCAATATCTGGGTATTCACGATTGTTCATCCCCAATTACATTTCCTACCGCATGTTTGCCAACTACCTTGACAGAATTAAAAATCAAGAACTGTGAGGAACTAGAATTCCCAATGCACCACTCACTCAAAACCTCATCCATTCAAAAGGTTTCTATAATTAATAGTTGTGGTGGTTCTGGCTCacttaaattcgttcccctggATTTCTTTCCCAACCTCAAGAAGCTCCTTAAAATTACGAGCTGTAAATATTTAGAATCTCTCAAGTTGCCGGATGGGCAGTTATGCCAGAACCTAACAACTCTGATAATTGGCGGCCCCAATTTCATATCTTTTCCAAAAGGAGGATTGCATGCCCCAAATCTGATTCAGCTTCGTGTTCAATATTGCAAGAAACTAAAGATGCTGCCCGAACAAATGCATAACTTCCTTCCATCTTTGGAAGCTTTGTGGATCTCTAACTGTCCAGAGGTGGAGTCATTTCCTGAAGGTGGTCTGCCCTCTAATCTGGTTGAACTTCTTGTTCTCAACTGCTCGAAACTGATTGCTGGCCGAATGAAGTGGAATTTGCAAAAACTCCAAGCTCTTAGATGGTTTGTAattaaagatgatgatgaacGTGAAGGTGAAAGTGCAGGTGTGGAATCGTTTCCGGAGGAGGGGTTGCTGCCTTCCACTGTTGAACATCTTAACATCATGGGAATTGGGAGTCTTAAGAGACTGGACATAAAGGGGCTTCAACAACTCACCTCTCTCACTGCTTTATTTATCCAATGCTGCCCTCAATTACACAAGTTGCCAGAAGAAGGGCTGCCTACCTCTCTTCctcatttatatattgaggaatGTCCATTGCTGAAAGAAAGATGCCAGAAGGAGAAAGGGCAAGACTGGGCCAAGATTTCTCACATCCCGATAATTCATATCGACAGAGAGCGTATTTGA